A genomic segment from Leptolyngbya boryana PCC 6306 encodes:
- a CDS encoding M16 family metallopeptidase produces the protein MTSTLIKSPKLNAPTIHRLSNGLTIIAEQIPVDAVNLNVWLDVGSAIESDAINGMAHFLEHMVFKGTDHLKSGEFEQQIERCGAVTNAATSQDYTHYYITTAPKDFAALAPLQMDVVLNARIPEDGFERERFVVLEEIRRSQDNPRRRTYQHMSEMAFETLPYRRQVLGPASVIEHLSAQQMRDFHSTWYQPRSMTAVAVGNLPVDQLIQIVEDSVSHALPTAAPERDRLFAEQPFTEIIRQEHVDPSLTQARLMLLWRVPGLDNLKQTYALDGIASILGHGRTARLVKDLRENRGLVSSVSASNMNYRHQGIFCLSAQLPVENIEAVEAALLEHIQTLQTDFATAVELDRVRTQVANHFTFGNETPSDRSGLYGYYQALVGDLEPAFNYPTYIQSLSAVDLQNAAQTYLPTQAYGCVVVKPGK, from the coding sequence ATGACTTCAACGTTGATTAAATCTCCGAAGCTGAACGCGCCCACGATCCATCGCCTCTCGAATGGGTTGACGATTATTGCCGAACAAATTCCCGTCGATGCAGTCAATCTCAATGTTTGGCTAGATGTCGGAAGTGCGATCGAATCAGATGCGATTAACGGAATGGCTCACTTTTTAGAGCATATGGTGTTCAAAGGAACCGATCACTTGAAAAGCGGCGAATTTGAGCAACAGATTGAACGCTGTGGCGCAGTCACAAATGCCGCAACCAGCCAAGATTACACGCATTACTACATTACGACCGCTCCCAAAGATTTCGCAGCTTTAGCACCCTTGCAAATGGACGTAGTGCTGAATGCTCGGATTCCAGAAGATGGATTTGAACGCGAGCGATTTGTAGTGTTAGAAGAAATTCGGCGATCGCAAGATAATCCTCGCCGTCGCACCTATCAACACATGTCAGAAATGGCATTTGAAACCTTGCCTTATCGACGACAAGTTTTAGGGCCAGCCTCTGTAATTGAACATCTCAGCGCTCAACAAATGCGAGATTTTCATTCCACTTGGTATCAACCTCGATCGATGACGGCGGTTGCAGTTGGAAATCTTCCGGTTGATCAACTGATTCAAATTGTCGAAGACAGTGTTTCTCACGCTTTGCCCACGGCTGCACCGGAACGCGATCGCCTGTTTGCAGAACAGCCGTTCACTGAAATTATTCGTCAAGAACATGTAGATCCCAGTCTGACTCAAGCGCGATTAATGCTGTTATGGCGGGTTCCCGGATTAGACAATCTCAAGCAAACTTATGCCTTAGACGGAATCGCGAGCATTCTCGGACATGGCAGAACAGCAAGACTCGTCAAAGACTTGCGTGAGAATCGCGGCTTAGTGTCCAGTGTGTCGGCGAGCAATATGAACTATCGTCACCAAGGCATTTTCTGTTTGTCCGCTCAGTTGCCAGTCGAAAATATTGAAGCGGTTGAAGCAGCGCTTTTAGAGCATATTCAAACTCTGCAAACTGATTTTGCAACTGCTGTCGAACTCGATCGGGTACGGACTCAAGTTGCAAATCATTTCACGTTTGGCAACGAAACACCCAGCGATCGCTCTGGTTTGTATGGCTATTATCAAGCTCTAGTCGGCGATTTAGAGCCAGCATTCAACTATCCGACTTATATTCAATCTCTGTCTGCTGTAGACCTGCAAAATGCAGCACAAACTTATTTGCCAACTCAGGCGTATGGTTGTGTTGTCGTGAAGCCGGGAAAATAG
- the ctpB gene encoding carboxyl-terminal processing protease CtpB — protein MNQPTRRVSLLQVALCSGVVAATAAVSVFGSDRSVRAALQDSPKSVLDEAWQIVNREYVDGTFNKNDWRAVRQSLLSRDYSSRQQAYTALRDALKKLDDPYTRFMDQKQFEALSSQTSGELSGVGIRLEQNEKTKVLTVVEPLENSPAIRAGIKSGDRILAINGKSTKGMTVEDASNLIRGEVGTKVTLQVGRDGATAFNLPLTRARIELQTVRADVRQEGKNKIGYIRLAEFSSHAAEQMERAIKKLSDQKVDAFVLDLRGNPGGLLQASIDISRMWLDKGAIVKTVNRQGGSDTAYATGRQLTKLPLVVLVDGRSASSSEILTGALKDNKRAMVIGSQTFGKALVQSVHSLSDGSGLAVTIAHYYTPNGTDISHKGISPDVKVDLSDAQQKFLATNPKLIGTIQDPQYAQALNTLQRTALLKPNAQQASQSAPANRE, from the coding sequence ATGAACCAACCCACTCGCCGTGTATCGCTGCTTCAAGTCGCTCTCTGTAGTGGTGTCGTTGCAGCTACAGCTGCTGTATCCGTATTTGGATCTGATCGCTCGGTTCGGGCAGCACTTCAAGACAGCCCCAAATCTGTTTTGGACGAAGCTTGGCAGATTGTGAACCGCGAATATGTAGACGGTACGTTTAACAAAAATGACTGGCGTGCTGTCCGGCAATCTCTTTTGAGTCGAGACTATAGCTCTCGTCAGCAGGCATATACAGCGCTTCGAGATGCTCTGAAAAAACTCGATGATCCCTATACCCGCTTTATGGATCAAAAGCAGTTTGAGGCATTGAGTAGTCAAACGTCTGGAGAACTGTCAGGGGTTGGGATTCGCTTGGAGCAGAATGAAAAAACTAAAGTGTTGACTGTGGTTGAGCCGTTAGAAAATTCTCCAGCGATAAGAGCGGGGATCAAGTCAGGCGATCGCATTTTGGCGATCAACGGCAAATCGACCAAAGGCATGACGGTTGAAGACGCATCCAATTTGATTCGAGGGGAAGTCGGAACAAAAGTGACGCTCCAAGTCGGGCGAGATGGAGCGACTGCCTTTAATCTACCCCTGACCCGTGCACGCATCGAACTGCAAACCGTTCGTGCAGATGTCCGGCAAGAAGGCAAAAACAAGATTGGCTACATTCGCCTCGCTGAATTTAGCAGCCATGCTGCTGAACAAATGGAGCGAGCGATCAAGAAATTGAGCGATCAGAAAGTGGATGCCTTTGTGCTTGATTTACGCGGCAATCCAGGCGGGCTGTTGCAAGCCAGTATTGATATCAGCCGCATGTGGTTAGATAAAGGAGCGATCGTCAAGACGGTGAATCGTCAAGGCGGCAGTGATACGGCTTATGCGACGGGTAGACAATTGACGAAGTTGCCGCTAGTGGTCTTGGTCGATGGTCGATCGGCAAGCTCGAGCGAGATTCTCACAGGCGCGCTGAAAGACAATAAGCGGGCAATGGTGATTGGCAGTCAGACCTTTGGAAAGGCATTAGTGCAATCGGTGCATTCGCTGTCTGACGGATCGGGACTGGCGGTGACGATCGCGCATTACTACACGCCCAACGGAACAGACATTAGCCACAAGGGAATTTCACCCGATGTGAAGGTTGATTTGTCTGATGCTCAGCAGAAATTCTTGGCAACCAATCCGAAACTGATTGGAACGATTCAAGATCCGCAGTACGCTCAAGCGTTGAATACGCTGCAACGGACGGCACTGCTGAAACCGAATGCACAACAAGCCTCGCAATCCGCGCCAGCCAATCGTGAATAG
- the crtD gene encoding C-3',4' desaturase CrtD, whose product MPQKVVVVGAGIGGLTAAALLAHRGYEVLVLDQALVPGGCASTFKRQGFTFDVGATQVAGLEPGGIHHRIFSELEIDLPPATFCDPACAVYLPGETEPIQVWRDPDRWKAERQKQFPGSEPFWQLLNDLFRYSWQFQSRDPVLPPRNVWDLWQLTKAVRPNTLLTLPHTFSTVGDALRGYGLNDRRLRTFLDLQLKLYSQVSAEETALLYAATALSVSQAPQGLFHLQGSMQVLSDRLVEALERDRGKLLMRHSVERIHTQAGRTTGVTIRNQKTNESWFESADHVVANVTVQNLVELLGKDAPQGYQRRVDKLPPASGAFVIYLGVDRAAIPADCPPHLQFLYDYEGAIGENNSLFVSVSHEGDGRAPAGKATIIASSFTDTGAWKTSGDYEAMKQHYAETAIAKLGQYFKLDPSTIVYQESATPRTFQRFTGRADGIVGGIGQRIPTFGPFGFANRTPIQQLWLVGDSTHPGEGTAGVSYSALTVVRQIEALALPRA is encoded by the coding sequence ATGCCCCAGAAAGTTGTCGTTGTCGGTGCTGGAATTGGTGGATTAACTGCGGCTGCACTCCTTGCTCATCGCGGATATGAAGTCCTGGTTTTAGATCAAGCCCTTGTTCCAGGCGGATGCGCTTCAACCTTCAAACGGCAAGGTTTTACCTTCGATGTGGGTGCGACTCAGGTTGCAGGATTAGAGCCGGGTGGAATTCATCACCGAATTTTCTCAGAGCTTGAGATCGATTTACCCCCTGCGACGTTCTGCGATCCAGCCTGTGCAGTTTATCTTCCGGGTGAAACTGAGCCGATTCAGGTTTGGCGAGATCCCGATCGCTGGAAAGCGGAACGCCAAAAACAATTTCCCGGCAGCGAACCTTTTTGGCAATTGCTGAATGATTTATTTCGCTACAGTTGGCAGTTTCAATCCCGCGATCCAGTGCTTCCGCCTCGAAATGTCTGGGATTTGTGGCAACTGACAAAAGCGGTTCGACCGAATACACTGCTGACATTGCCGCATACCTTCTCGACGGTTGGTGATGCGTTGCGAGGATATGGGTTAAACGATCGCCGACTTCGCACGTTTCTCGATCTGCAATTGAAACTCTATTCTCAAGTGAGTGCCGAGGAAACTGCGTTGCTTTATGCTGCAACGGCTTTAAGTGTTTCTCAAGCGCCCCAAGGCTTGTTTCATTTGCAAGGCAGTATGCAGGTTTTGAGCGATCGTTTAGTCGAAGCTTTGGAGCGAGATCGCGGCAAACTTTTAATGCGGCACAGCGTTGAGCGAATCCACACTCAAGCAGGACGCACGACAGGGGTGACGATTCGGAATCAGAAAACGAATGAATCTTGGTTCGAGTCTGCGGATCACGTGGTTGCAAACGTGACGGTTCAGAATTTAGTCGAACTTTTAGGAAAAGATGCGCCTCAAGGGTATCAGCGTCGAGTCGATAAATTGCCGCCTGCTTCGGGCGCATTTGTGATTTATTTGGGAGTTGATCGGGCTGCAATTCCTGCCGATTGCCCGCCTCATTTACAGTTTCTCTACGATTACGAAGGCGCGATCGGTGAAAATAATTCCCTGTTTGTGTCGGTGAGTCACGAAGGCGATGGTCGCGCTCCAGCCGGAAAAGCAACGATTATTGCGTCTTCTTTCACCGATACAGGCGCTTGGAAAACTAGCGGTGATTATGAGGCGATGAAACAGCACTATGCAGAAACAGCGATCGCGAAATTAGGGCAGTATTTCAAACTCGATCCATCAACGATCGTGTATCAAGAATCTGCGACTCCCAGAACATTCCAGCGATTTACAGGACGTGCAGATGGAATTGTAGGAGGCATTGGGCAGCGCATCCCGACATTTGGGCCTTTTGGATTTGCAAATCGAACGCCAATTCAGCAGCTTTGGCTGGTCGGAGATTCGACCCATCCCGGAGAAGGAACCGCAGGCGTGAGCTATTCTGCATTAACGGTTGTGCGCCAAATCGAAGCTTTAGCCTTGCCACGTGCCTGA
- the tgt gene encoding tRNA guanosine(34) transglycosylase Tgt: MNQFSYQCQARCTHTHARAGVFHTPHGIVETPRFMPVGTLANVKTITPDQLEATGAQMVLSNTYHLHLQPGEDIVERAGGVHRFMGWSKPMLTDSGGFQVFSLSEMRSITDEGVTFRSPRDGQMIKITPEKSIQIQNALGADVIMAFDECPPPGVGREATEKATSRTYDWLKRCIEAHGRSDQALFGIVQGGEFLDLRAEAVRQLADLDLPGYAIGGVSVGEAPEIIDRVVQATTPLLPDNKPRYLMGVGTYREIARAIAAGMDLFDCVIPTRLARHGAALVQGDRWNLKNAKFREDFQPIDETCPCYTCQNFSRAYISHLLRSQELLAYTLISIHNITELIRFTTQIRAAIFNGTFHTEFAKWLTPL; encoded by the coding sequence TTGAATCAATTCTCTTACCAGTGCCAAGCTCGTTGCACTCATACCCACGCCCGCGCTGGAGTCTTCCATACTCCTCACGGCATTGTCGAAACGCCTCGCTTCATGCCCGTCGGCACACTCGCCAATGTCAAAACCATTACGCCTGATCAACTCGAAGCCACAGGCGCACAGATGGTTTTGTCGAATACGTATCATCTGCATTTGCAGCCCGGAGAAGACATCGTAGAGCGAGCCGGAGGCGTACATCGATTTATGGGTTGGTCGAAGCCAATGCTGACCGATTCAGGCGGCTTCCAGGTCTTTAGCTTAAGTGAGATGCGATCGATTACGGACGAAGGGGTCACGTTCCGCTCTCCTCGCGATGGGCAAATGATCAAAATTACGCCAGAGAAATCGATTCAAATTCAAAACGCTCTGGGTGCAGATGTGATCATGGCATTCGATGAATGTCCTCCACCGGGAGTGGGACGAGAAGCGACTGAGAAAGCAACTTCTCGAACCTACGATTGGCTAAAACGCTGTATTGAGGCACATGGGAGATCAGATCAAGCTTTATTTGGGATTGTGCAAGGGGGAGAATTCCTAGATCTCAGAGCCGAAGCCGTTCGACAATTGGCAGATTTAGATTTGCCAGGATATGCGATCGGAGGTGTCAGTGTTGGTGAAGCACCTGAGATTATCGATCGCGTTGTTCAAGCCACAACTCCTTTACTTCCCGACAATAAACCTCGCTATTTAATGGGTGTGGGAACCTATCGCGAAATCGCACGTGCGATCGCGGCTGGCATGGATTTATTCGATTGTGTGATTCCAACTCGACTGGCACGACATGGAGCGGCATTAGTCCAAGGAGATCGCTGGAATTTGAAAAATGCGAAGTTCCGAGAGGACTTTCAGCCGATCGATGAAACTTGCCCGTGTTACACCTGCCAGAATTTCAGTCGGGCATATATCAGCCATTTGCTGCGGTCACAAGAACTGCTGGCTTACACCCTAATTTCGATTCACAATATTACTGAACTGATCCGATTCACCACCCAAATTCGGGCGGCGATTTTCAACGGCACGTTTCACACCGAATTCGCAAAATGGCTTACTCCTCTCTAG
- a CDS encoding Uma2 family endonuclease, whose protein sequence is MAETALQLKRWTIDEYHQLIETGLLGNSHVELLNGQIIEMPPENPPHAYQSQEADRYLARLLEPYAYIRQAKPITLPNHSEPEPDIAVVRPPGSSYRHHHPYPEDIFFLIEYSDSTLNHDQSVKLAVYATAGISEYWIVEVKKNRLIVHRDPQGSEYTSITEQDSGIIHAIAFPTIQIDVLQIINP, encoded by the coding sequence ATGGCTGAAACCGCACTTCAACTAAAGCGCTGGACGATCGATGAGTACCATCAACTCATTGAGACTGGTTTGCTTGGTAACAGCCATGTCGAGTTATTAAATGGTCAGATTATCGAGATGCCTCCTGAGAACCCGCCACACGCTTATCAGAGCCAAGAGGCTGATCGGTATCTTGCACGTCTTTTAGAGCCATATGCCTATATTCGACAAGCGAAACCAATCACATTACCCAACCACTCAGAACCAGAACCAGATATCGCGGTTGTTCGTCCTCCAGGAAGTTCATATCGTCATCATCATCCCTATCCCGAAGATATTTTCTTTTTAATTGAGTATTCGGATTCAACCTTGAATCATGATCAATCCGTCAAGTTAGCAGTTTATGCGACGGCTGGCATTTCTGAATATTGGATCGTCGAGGTCAAGAAAAACCGCCTCATTGTTCATCGCGATCCTCAGGGGTCTGAATACACTTCAATCACAGAACAGGATAGCGGCATAATTCATGCGATCGCATTTCCAACGATTCAAATTGATGTCCTTCAAATTATTAATCCCTAG
- a CDS encoding fructosamine kinase family protein: MWTQIDAQISQAISHPFESRDRRSVGGGCINQGYQVSDGNLTFFVKLNQADQLEMFTAEALGLKQMAEAQAIRVPKPMCVGVAGNSAYIVLEWLELGRGSSQAWAELGRNLARMHQFQKSTAFGWERDNTIGSTPQKNPWTSSWVDFFTQYRIGYQLELGHQNGGRFRNGDRLLEQIPELLADHTPKPSIVHGDLWSGNAAVTQSGEPVIFDPATYWGDREVDLAMTELFGGFPAEFYRGYDEIFAIDAGYHQRKKLYNLYHILNHFNLFGGGYESQANRMIDQLIL; the protein is encoded by the coding sequence ATGTGGACGCAGATCGATGCTCAGATTAGTCAAGCAATTTCCCACCCGTTTGAAAGTCGCGATCGACGTTCTGTGGGTGGAGGTTGCATCAATCAGGGCTATCAGGTGAGCGATGGCAATCTCACCTTCTTCGTTAAGCTCAATCAGGCTGATCAACTGGAAATGTTTACAGCCGAAGCGCTCGGACTCAAACAGATGGCAGAAGCGCAAGCCATTCGCGTTCCGAAGCCCATGTGCGTTGGGGTTGCTGGAAATTCTGCCTATATTGTCTTGGAGTGGCTGGAACTCGGTCGCGGGAGTTCTCAAGCTTGGGCAGAATTGGGGCGCAATCTGGCTCGAATGCATCAATTTCAAAAATCGACCGCGTTTGGGTGGGAGCGCGATAATACGATCGGCTCGACTCCTCAGAAAAATCCTTGGACATCGAGTTGGGTGGACTTTTTCACCCAATATCGAATTGGGTATCAGCTTGAATTAGGACATCAAAACGGCGGACGATTTCGCAATGGCGATCGCCTCCTCGAACAGATTCCAGAATTACTTGCAGATCACACCCCAAAACCGTCGATCGTGCATGGAGATTTGTGGTCAGGAAATGCAGCAGTAACCCAATCTGGGGAGCCTGTCATTTTTGATCCAGCAACCTATTGGGGCGATCGAGAAGTGGATTTGGCAATGACCGAACTGTTTGGGGGCTTTCCTGCCGAATTTTATCGAGGATATGACGAAATTTTTGCGATCGATGCAGGCTATCACCAGCGAAAAAAACTCTATAACCTGTATCACATTCTGAATCATTTTAATTTGTTTGGAGGCGGCTACGAATCACAAGCGAATCGCATGATTGATCAGTTGATTCTTTAA
- a CDS encoding photosystem II reaction center protein K — MEAAMLLAKLPEAYSIFDPLVDILPVIPVFFLLLAFVWQAAVGFK; from the coding sequence ATGGAAGCAGCAATGCTACTTGCAAAATTGCCCGAAGCTTATTCGATTTTTGATCCGCTGGTTGATATCTTGCCTGTAATCCCTGTTTTCTTTCTGTTGCTGGCATTTGTATGGCAAGCAGCCGTCGGTTTCAAATAA
- a CDS encoding metal ABC transporter ATP-binding protein: protein MQSTPFFENSYPRLTVHTQALDISPNLTVENLSVKYRAIEALTDVSVSLQSGRLVGIFGPNGAGKSTLIKAMLGLIPAVSGAVQYEGKALVDQLDRVAYVPQRSQIDWSYPVTVWDVVMMGRTKKTGWFQRYSSISRRLATQALERVGMMEFRDRAISDLSGGQQQRVFLARALAQQADVFCFDEPFVGIDQKTQTIMFDVFKELTRENKLVLVVNHDLGESIVNFDELILLNKSLVASGSRQKVLTQENLQQAYGGKVVFFSDAA, encoded by the coding sequence ATGCAATCGACTCCATTCTTTGAGAATTCTTATCCCCGATTGACTGTCCATACTCAAGCGCTGGATATTTCGCCAAATCTGACAGTCGAAAATCTCAGCGTGAAATATCGAGCGATCGAGGCACTGACGGATGTTAGCGTCTCGCTTCAATCCGGTCGGTTGGTAGGAATTTTCGGGCCGAATGGAGCCGGAAAAAGTACGCTCATTAAAGCAATGCTCGGATTGATTCCGGCGGTGAGCGGTGCGGTGCAGTACGAAGGAAAAGCGCTGGTGGATCAGTTGGATCGAGTCGCGTATGTGCCGCAGCGATCGCAGATTGATTGGTCGTATCCTGTCACCGTTTGGGATGTTGTAATGATGGGGCGGACGAAGAAAACGGGCTGGTTTCAGCGATATTCTTCGATCAGTCGCAGGTTAGCAACCCAGGCTTTAGAGCGGGTGGGAATGATGGAGTTTCGCGATCGCGCAATCTCGGATTTGTCCGGTGGGCAGCAACAACGAGTCTTTTTGGCGCGGGCATTGGCACAGCAAGCGGATGTATTTTGCTTTGATGAACCGTTTGTCGGAATTGATCAGAAAACCCAGACAATTATGTTCGATGTGTTTAAGGAGTTGACGCGCGAGAATAAATTGGTGCTGGTGGTGAATCACGATTTGGGTGAATCGATCGTCAATTTTGATGAGCTGATTTTGCTGAATAAATCGCTGGTTGCAAGTGGATCTCGGCAGAAAGTCTTGACTCAAGAGAATTTGCAGCAGGCTTATGGTGGCAAGGTTGTATTCTTCTCGGATGCTGCTTAG
- a CDS encoding metal ABC transporter permease — protein sequence MEALIEPLQYGFMQRSLIIAILVGLICAIVGSYLIVQRLALLGDAISHSVLPGLAIAFLFGFNIFVGAFIAGVLSTLIIAWIRTRSPIKEDAAMGIVFSAFFALGITLITVIQKDNKIDLNHFLFGNILGVTTGDVRDTAIIAAVILAIVVLFYKELLFYTFDALGAQAAGLPTNLLNLGLMVLIALTIVASMKAVGVILVLSLLITPGATAYLLVKRLHHVMIVGAAIGIFSSISGMYLSYFYNLPSGAAIVMVTSALFFLAFLLSPRHGVLTQPRSTTRQSIPLLREIKSLMPRSRQKG from the coding sequence ATGGAAGCCCTCATTGAGCCTTTGCAATATGGATTCATGCAGCGATCCCTAATCATCGCCATCTTAGTCGGGTTGATTTGCGCGATCGTCGGGAGCTATTTGATTGTTCAACGCTTAGCCCTCTTAGGTGATGCAATTAGCCACTCGGTTCTGCCAGGACTCGCGATCGCATTTCTGTTTGGATTCAATATTTTTGTGGGCGCATTCATCGCAGGCGTTCTCAGTACCTTGATTATTGCTTGGATTCGCACGCGATCGCCGATTAAAGAAGATGCCGCCATGGGCATTGTCTTCAGTGCGTTTTTTGCACTTGGAATTACGTTAATTACGGTGATTCAAAAAGATAACAAAATCGATTTGAATCATTTTCTATTTGGCAATATTTTGGGTGTGACAACAGGCGATGTGCGAGACACTGCGATTATTGCTGCGGTGATTTTAGCGATCGTGGTGCTCTTTTATAAAGAACTTCTTTTCTATACTTTTGATGCCTTAGGCGCACAAGCAGCAGGGCTTCCGACCAATTTGCTGAATTTGGGTTTGATGGTCTTGATTGCATTAACGATCGTTGCCAGCATGAAAGCTGTAGGTGTCATTCTGGTTTTATCGTTGCTCATTACTCCAGGTGCAACTGCCTATTTGTTAGTCAAGCGATTGCACCACGTCATGATCGTTGGAGCCGCGATCGGGATTTTCTCCAGTATCAGCGGCATGTATTTGAGCTATTTCTACAATTTGCCATCGGGAGCCGCGATCGTGATGGTCACATCGGCATTGTTTTTTCTGGCGTTTCTATTGAGTCCTCGACATGGAGTTCTCACACAACCGCGATCGACGACTCGACAATCGATTCCGTTATTACGTGAGATTAAAAGCTTAATGCCTAGAAGTCGTCAAAAGGGTTAA
- a CDS encoding glutathione S-transferase family protein, protein MLKLFGGARSRASIVQWYLEELEIPYEFDLLDMQTGEHRQPEFCEINPFGKVPAIVDGDLKLWESGAILLYLLDRYDNADVNQRAIAAQWVLFANATLGPGIFVETNREREMPRLMQPLDEIFGKRKFIAGDQFTVSDVAVGSLLAYIPLMLKLDLSEYPNVVSYMQRITARPAFQKSIGGRK, encoded by the coding sequence ATGTTGAAACTGTTTGGGGGTGCGCGCAGTCGAGCATCGATTGTGCAGTGGTATCTCGAAGAATTAGAGATCCCTTATGAGTTTGACCTGCTTGATATGCAAACTGGGGAACATCGGCAGCCTGAATTCTGCGAGATCAATCCATTCGGCAAGGTTCCTGCGATCGTGGATGGGGATCTGAAACTTTGGGAGTCGGGTGCGATCTTGCTCTATTTGCTCGATCGCTATGACAATGCGGATGTTAATCAGCGTGCAATTGCGGCTCAATGGGTGCTGTTTGCCAATGCCACGTTGGGCCCTGGGATCTTCGTAGAGACGAATCGAGAGCGAGAAATGCCGCGACTGATGCAGCCTCTCGATGAAATTTTTGGCAAGCGTAAATTTATTGCAGGCGATCAGTTTACGGTTTCAGACGTGGCAGTTGGTTCCTTGCTTGCTTATATTCCGTTGATGTTAAAACTGGATTTGAGTGAATATCCGAATGTGGTGAGCTATATGCAGCGAATCACAGCACGTCCGGCATTTCAAAAATCGATCGGCGGTCGGAAATAA
- a CDS encoding GNAT family N-acetyltransferase — MSEFLPGYVLERGSGSGRDRDRLLTFMQNTYTELFPGRNFPQLESAIARFFSAETPLQWVQCSNRSGWNPIAGLWLGSAIEQGTGERQTHILLLYVMPEHRRKGIGAALVRYAETWAKMRGDRQIGLQVFETNLPALSLYQALGYGTQSRWMTKSID, encoded by the coding sequence GTGTCGGAATTCCTGCCAGGATATGTGCTTGAACGCGGCTCAGGTAGCGGACGCGATCGCGATCGATTGCTAACGTTTATGCAGAATACCTATACAGAACTATTTCCCGGGCGCAATTTTCCTCAGCTTGAGTCTGCGATCGCGCGGTTTTTCTCTGCTGAAACACCTTTGCAGTGGGTTCAGTGTTCAAATCGTTCCGGTTGGAATCCAATTGCCGGATTATGGCTTGGAAGCGCAATTGAGCAAGGCACAGGCGAACGACAGACCCATATTTTGTTGCTATATGTCATGCCTGAACATCGACGCAAGGGGATCGGAGCGGCACTCGTGCGTTACGCTGAAACATGGGCAAAAATGCGCGGCGATCGCCAGATCGGGCTGCAAGTTTTTGAAACAAATTTGCCTGCACTGTCACTCTATCAAGCCCTAGGGTATGGCACCCAATCCCGCTGGATGACAAAATCGATCGATTAG
- a CDS encoding DUF29 domain-containing protein, whose product MELYDRDFFQWTQQQADSLKKGRWAELDIENLIEELEALGRSEQRELGSYLQVLILHLLKYQYQPERRTKSWETTIINCRDHIQDCLEDTPSLRRFLEDPSWIEKYYRRGCREAVKETRLPSATFPPECPYSIAEILDPNFLP is encoded by the coding sequence ATGGAACTCTACGATCGCGACTTCTTCCAATGGACACAGCAGCAAGCTGACTCCTTGAAAAAAGGGCGTTGGGCAGAATTAGATATCGAAAATTTGATCGAGGAATTAGAAGCTTTGGGACGCAGTGAACAACGAGAGCTTGGCAGCTACTTGCAGGTTCTCATTTTGCATTTGCTCAAATATCAATATCAACCAGAACGAAGAACCAAAAGCTGGGAAACGACGATCATCAATTGCCGAGATCACATCCAAGATTGTCTAGAGGATACGCCTAGTTTGAGGCGGTTTCTTGAAGATCCAAGCTGGATTGAGAAGTACTATCGACGAGGATGCAGAGAAGCTGTGAAGGAAACCCGCTTACCCAGTGCAACCTTTCCTCCTGAATGTCCTTACTCGATCGCAGAAATTCTTGATCCCAACTTTCTGCCTTAA